The Desulfovibrio porci DNA segment TGCCTTGCGGGGACATATTTTTTACATAATTGTTTGCGATTTCCAAAGCTTCTCCGGCTTTGGAAGGATCTGATATCAGCATATTATATACGGATGTGGCATAAATATTTTTATTGAAGTACTGATCTTCAGGGTGCGCGACGATAATGCCAGCGTTTGAGTAGATTTCAGTGTATTCATTCAGGCCGCTGGTATTGACATGTGAAACCATATCCTGCAGGCTTTCCAAAGCCATATCGGAAGAAACGATTCCAATAAATTCGTCATTTATCAGTATGGGAAAGACCAGACTTGTCATCAATACCGGCGTTCCCTGTACGTCATAGAAAAAAGGGTCAGTAATATATTCTTTTCCTGAATTTCTGGCCCCGGCATACCAGGCGTCTCCATCAAAATCCGACAGAGGCTCTACGCTTATTTCCCCATTCTGCATGCTCCAATACGGCGCATAGCGGCCGGACTTGTCGTAAAACGGGTATTGCCCGGCGTATTCAGCGTCTTTGCCGTCCAGTTTGTTCGGTTCGAAAGCCACGCAGAATGAAATAATGTATTTTTTTTGTTTTAATGAATTCTGCAGAATCGCATTCAGGGTGTCCCTGTCGGCTTCACCGCGATCTATCAATGTTTTGAAGACCGTCATCAGGGATTCTGATGAAACACGGGCTGCCTGAAGTTCCGATTTTATTTCGTAGCTGTATTTGGCCGCCATTTGATCTGCCAACGATAAAGCGTCTTCTCTGGACATCTCCATGCTCCGGTAGGAGACGACAAGGCCTACAACGCTGAATGTAATGGTAACTATCAGGGTTATCAGGAGAAACAGCTTCATCCTCAAATTCATGCTTTGAACCATGCACTTTCCTTCCTGACCGGGGCGGTCCTCATATCTTATTAATTTAATGGCAGAAATTTACCTAGCTGTCCAGCCTGTGGGGGCGGCTGAACCGATTCCGTCGGTGACTCAGCGGCCTCATTGCCTCTCCCGTGGGAAGGGGAAAATACTCCGCAATGTGGACGGGGAAGCTCGAAGGCGCAATGCGGCGCGTGTTGTGCCGCGGGCATCGGGCTTCAATAATGTGTTAAGCTTGCTGCGACGCCGATGCAGCGGATTCCGGACAACTGTCCGAGCGTATAGTTTCTGGCGGGTGCCGGAGAAGGGGGCGCGTGGGCTATCGCGCGCCGGGTAGGGGAATGCGGCAGGTTTGCGGCAGGCTGGAGATTCCCGCAATGCGGATATATTGCTGCGCGTTGGCGTCGCTGTACAGACCATCAGCGAGAGCATCAGGCGCAAAGCTCCCCCAATGCGGCAAGGAACGACAGCACAGAGCAAAGGGGCCGTGAACGCCGGGCACGGCCGGGACGCGGAAACGGATGTGAGGAACATGACGAATTTCCGTTCGCCATGTTCCTTGCTTTTTTCAGGGGGCGGGGCGCAGACTTCCACCCTGCAGAGCAGGCACTTAAGCGGTTCCGCGCCGCTGTCCGGATCAAAATGTTCATGCCCGAAGAGCAAGTTGGCGTTGCTTCTGAAGCAGCCGAAGTCCGGTCCTTCCTCTTCCGGAAACCACCAGACATGCTCGGCATGCACGACGTCAACGGGCAGGCGTTCATCCTGGTTCAGAAAAAACTCTTGCGCGCCGTAGGGAGTGCCACTCGAAGCTTCTGGCCTTGTACAAATCCGGCGGCATCCGCCGCGTCCGGGTGCTGTCCACATGGGGAAGAGGCCGGAGTTTGCGCCGGGCGGCAATCTGACGGCGGTAGATGTAGAGTGTCAACACGTTGTTCACCCCGCAGAGAGTTTTGAGGCTGGAGGTTTTCTGCCAAGAGCTGTGTGGGGACGCAGGAAATTGTAACATTGCGTCCAGATCGGCAGATACGCTGTTCGTTTTCACGAATGAGTATACGTTCTTGCGTATGCCCACTCTTTTAAGGTCGTCCTGATGAACCGTTCCGCCTTACCACCAGGTTGAGATGATAAGGCCGTGTGCGCTTATGCTTTATGCCCAGCTCGCAACAAGCTTTTCGGAGCTTCCACGACGTGGAGCAAGAGCCGTTATCCGTCAGGACGCGCTCCACTTTGATGCCGTGTCCGGCGTACCAGGCAACGGCAAACCATAAAAACTCCACTGCGGATTCCGCTGTTTCATCCGGCAAGACCGTCATCCCGTTCGCCACGCATGGCGGCAGCGGCTTTTCCGACGCCATTGAGACCATTGCCGGACTCCAGCCGAAAGCCCATGTCGTAAGAGAAGACTTTACCATTTCCCGGAACCGCATGGAGCAGGCGGAATCCGGCGTGGCGGAATGGCTGAAGAAACTCGGCTTCAAAAGATAAAGGAGAAAACCATGAGCAAACAGTTTCTTGTTCCGGCGAGCAGCCAGCGCAAAAACGGCAACTCCGCCGCCTTGTGCCGTGAATTCACGCGCGGCGCGGAGGAAAGCGGGCATCATGTGGAAACGATTTTCTTGCGTGACAAGAAAATCGGCTATTGTCTGGCCTGTTACCACTGCAAGAACAGCGGCGGCGTCTGTGCCATCAAGGATGATATGGCGGATATCCTCGACAAGATGAATGACGCCGATGTGATCGTCATGGCCAGTCCCGTCTATTTCTATGCCATTGATGCCCGGATGAAGCCCCTCATTGATCGCACTGTGGCGCAATGGCTGACCATCAAAAACAAGGAGTTTTACCACATTATGACAGCAGCAGAGAATAGTGACACGGTCATGGACTGTACGCTCGAATGTTTTCGCGGCTTTGCCAAATGCCTCAAGGGTTCCGTTGAGCGTGGCGTCATTTACGGAAAAGGCGTATATGAAGCCGGAGCTGTTCAATCCATGCCGGTTATGAAAGAAGCCTATGCAATGGGTCGTCGGGCCTGAGGAGGATACCGCATGGAAAAATGTCTGCGGGAAATATCCAGAGCTCCATGCGGCCAGGTAACGACAGATGATTACAATGGCAGTTGGGAATACCGCGCCAAAAGCGACGTCAAGTGGACCGTGCACTCCGGTGCACATACCTTTGGGGCATCTCCCGGCCGCGAACTTCAGAGAGCCGCAATGGGCACAAGAAGAACCCAAGACCAGGAGGATCTATTCGCATGATCTTGAAGTGACAGGAAGGCGGCGGAGATTTTTCAGACGATCACCAATTGCGAAAGTTCCGCCAATAAAAAAGGGTTACCGCAATGCGGTAACCCCGTAATGTCTGGCGGAGAGGGGGAGATTCGAACTCCCGGTGCGCTGTTAACGCACACACGATTTCCAATCGTGCTCCTTAGACCAGCTCGGACACCTCTCCATAAATGGACCAGCGTTGACGCTCGTCCATAAAGCCGAATCTGTATATGCTAAAACCGTGTCAGTCGCAAGCAAAAAGTGCGGCCCGCATCACCATAAATTGTCCGGCGGCTTGCCGCCGGGGGGCGTATCGCTTTTTTCCCTCCACCGGAGGTGCTCAATATACGGCGCTCACGGGCTGTGATTGGCGAAGGGGGTGCCTTCGCAGCCTTTTTTGAAAAGCCAGGCCAAGGCCAGTACAATCACAATGGCCAGAATGCTCCAGAACATGTTTTTTCCCGTGCCGTCGGCCGGTTCAGGATTTGTCTTTCGTCTTCTTGTCCTCACCGGAGCGCGGCGGACGTTTTTTGCCGCCCCGCGCTCCGCGCTGAAAGGCCCAGAGGCCGAAGGCGGCCAGCAGGGTAATGCCCAGAGCGTTGAGGGTCAGATAGTCCATGGCGGGGCCGCCGTCAGGCCGAAATGCCGATCTGGTTGAAGCCGCTGTCCACGTAGATCACTTCGCCGGTGATAGCGTGGGAGAGCTCCGAAGCCAGAAAGACCGCCGCGCCTCCCACATCCGTGGTGCTGACGTTGCGACGCAGGGGGGCATGGGTTTCCACATGGTTGAAAATGTCCTTGAGACTGGACACCGCCGAGGCGGCCAGGGTCTTGATGGGCCCGGCGCTGAGGGCGTTGACGCGCACGCCCTTGGGGCCCAGGTCATAGGCCAGGTAACGCACCGAGGCTTCCAGGGCGGCCTTGGCCACGCCCATGACGTTGTAGCCGGGAATGATCTTGGTGGAGCCGTGGTAGGTCATGGTGATCACCGAGCTGCCGTCGTGGAGCAGGGGCTCGAAGGCCCGGCAGAGCCCGGTGAGCGAGTAGGCGGAAACCTCCAGGGCCAGCTTGAAGCCGTCGCGCGAGGTATCCACGAAGCGGCCCGCCAGATCCTCGCGGTTGGCGAAGGCCACGGAATGCACGAGAATGTCCAGATCGCCCCATTTTTCCTTGACCAGGTCGGCGGCGGCCTGAATCTGGGCGTCGTCGCAGACGTCGCACTGGAAGGTGAACTCCCCGCCGAGTTCCTCGCTCAGGGGTTCCACACGTTTTTTGATGGCGTCGCCCACGTAGTTGAAGGCCAGCCGGGCCCCCTGGGCTTTAAGACATGAGGCTATGCCGTAGGCAATGCTTCTATTGTTGGCGAGCCCCATGATCAGGGCTTTTTTACCTTGCAGCAGCATGGCTTCTCCTTGAAAACAAGCCGGCGCGCCGGCCTTTGGTTGGTGTTTATGCAAAGGGCGATGCCCGTTATATTTCCCGGGTCAGAATTTCGTAGGCTTCCTTGTAGCGGTCCGCCGTGGCCCGGATGACTTCCTCGGGCAGATGCGGCGGGGGCGGCTGCATGTTCCAGGGCTGCTTCTTGAGCCAGTCGCGCAGATACTGCTTGTCGAAACTGGGCTGGCCCTGACCGGCCTTGTACTGGTCAGCGGGCCAGAAGCGCGAGGAATCGGGCGTGAGCACTTCGTCGATGAGGTGCAGACGGCCGTCGATAAAGCCGAATTCAAATTTGGTGTCCGCCACGATGATGCCGCGTCCGGCGGCAAAGGCGCGCCCGGCCTCGTAAATGGCCAGGGAGGTCTTTTCCGCCAGGCGGGCCGTGTCCTCGCCCAGCAGGCGGGCGGCCTCGGCCACGCTGATGTTTTCATCGTGCCGGCCCAGTTCCGCCTTGGTGGAGGGCGTGAACAGGGCGGGTTCCAGTTTGTCCGATTCGCGCAGACCCTCGGGCAGGGTGTAGCCGCAGACCTGGCCGGTGGCCTGATAGTCCTTCCAGCCGGAACCCGTGATATAGCCGCGCACGATGCATTCCACCGGCAGGGGCTTGGCCTTGCGCACCAGCACGGCGCGGCCTTCCAACTCGTCCTTCCAGGGATCCAGGGCGGAGGGGAAGCGGCTCACGTCGCTTTCTAGCAGATGGTTGGGAATGATGTCCCTGAATTTTTCCATCCAGAACAGGGTGATCTTGTTCAGGATCACGCCCTTGTAGGGAATGGGCTCGCTCATGATCACGTCAAAGGCCGACATGCGGTCCGTGGTGACGATGAGCAGGGTTTTTTCGTCCACGTTGTAGATGTCGCGCACTTTGCCGCGCGAAAGCAGGGGATAGGCGGTGATGTCCGTTTTGACGACGACTTTCATGGGGGCTCCTGTTGTGCGCTATTTGTGCCGGCGGGCTTCCACCGAGCGGGCGTGGGCTTCCAGTCCTTCCAGACGGGCCAGCGCGGCAATGGCCGGGGCGTTTTGCAGCAGAAAGGCCGAGGACGCGGCCACGATGCTGGTTTTTTTGCAGAAGGTCTGCACGGAAAGGGCCGAGGAAAAGCGCGCTGTGCCCAGGGTGGGCAACACATGGTTGGGCCCGGCGTAGTAGTCGCCCACAGCCTCGGGGCTGTGCTGGCCCATGAAGACCGCGCCCGCGTGACGGATGTGCGGCAGCACGGCCCAGGGGTCGCGGGTGCAGATTTCCAGATGCTCCGGGGCCACGCGATTGGCCACGGCCACGGCCACGCTGAGGTTGGGCACCACCACGATGGCCCCCCAGTCCAGCAGCGAGCGCCCGGCGGTCTGCGCTCTGGGCAGGCTCGCGCACTGGCTGTCCAGCTCCTGCTGGATGCTTTCGGCCAGCCGGGGGTCGTCCGTAATGCAGATGGCCGAGGCCAGGGGATCGTGCTCGGCCTGGGAGAGCATGTCCGCCGCGATCCAGGCGGGATTGGCCGATGAATCGGCCAGCACCAGGACTTCGCTGGGCCCGGCGATCATGTCGATGCCCACCGTGCCCTGAACCAGGCGCTTGGCCGTGGTGACATAAATATTGCCCGGCCCGGCGATGACGTCCACGGGCGGCAGGCTCGGCGTGCCGTAGGCCAGGGCCGCGATGCTCCAGGCTCCGCCCACGCGGTAGACTTCGTCGATGTCCAGCAGATGGGCGGCGGCCAGAATATGCGGATTGACGCTGCCGTCCTTGCGGGGCGGAGTGCAGACCGCCAGGCGCGGCACGCCCGCCACCTGGGCGGGAATGGCGTTCATCAGCAGGCTGGAAACCAGAGGCGTGTTGCCGCCCTGGCCGCCGGGCACGTACAGACCCACGGCGTCCACAGGCAGAACCCGCTGGCCCAGAATGCTGCCGTCCGGGCGGGTCAGAAACCAGGATTTCTCCAACTGGGCTTCGTGGAAGGCGCGGATATTGGCTGCGGCTCCGCTGATCTGCTCCCGGCTTTCCACGGAAACCGAGGCGGCGGCGCGGGCGATTTCCTGTTCGCTCACGCGCAGGGGCGGCGCGAAATCCGGACAGTCGAAACGGCGGGTGAAATCAACAAGAGCGTCGTCGCCCTTCTCCCGCACGGCGGTGAGCATGTCCCGCACCGCGTTTTCAACCCCGTCGCCGGGGTTGCTGCGGCCCTTCAGCCATTGGGCGGCTTTGGGCCATTCCTGATCAGTCTGTAGGGTCAAAATACGGCATGTCATAAGCTAGTCCTCTCAGCAATCGGACTAATATACAGGAGGGACGCAAAAATGTCGAGGCGCGCGGCGGCAATGAACTTCACCGGCGCGGCCGCATCTTGACAGCGGGGCGCGGCGACCTTACTCAATACAGATATACACCGCCCTAGTGTGCATCCGCCGGATGACGTTGTCGGGGCGCGTTTCAGGAGGAAGCATGCGGCGTCATACGATGCAGTCATATATGCGGGCGGCTCAGGCCGGCGAGGAATTGCAAGATGAAAACGGCGAATCCCGGCCGGATCAGGAGGGCCTGAACCCGGACGGCGAAGAAGCCCTGGCGGCGGAAGACGCGGAGGCCGCGGCGGAACAGTCGCAGGTCGAGGCGCGCATCAAGGCCGAGGTAGAAGAGCTGCGCCTGCGCTCGGCCGCGGAAATGGACAATTTCAAAAAGCGTCTCAACCGCGAGCATCAGGAACAGATGCGCTATGCCGCCGAAAAGGTGCTCAGCGATCTGCTGCCCACGCTGGACAATCTGGATCTGGCCCTGCAATACGGAAGCAAGCACGAGGCCTGCAAGGACATGTTGCAGGGCGTGGCCATGACCCGCAAACTGCTGCTGGAAGCCGTGACCAAACACGGCCTGACGCCGCTGGGCGAAGAGGGCGAGGAATTCAGCCCGGAAGTGCACGAGGCCGTGGGCTTTGAGGCCAGGCCGGATCTCGCCCCCGGCGTGGTGGCCCGCGTGCTCCAGCGGGGCTACAAGCTGGGCGACCGCTTGCTGCGCCCGGCCAAGGTGATGATCAACCAGTAGGCGGAGCCGTCCAAAAGGCGCGCCTTGCGTCCGCGACTGTTTCCCCGCCGGGTCGTCCCGGCGGGGTTTCGCTTATCGGGCGTGCGCTCCGGCCGGACTGTCGGCCTCATCTTGGTCGGAATAGTGCTCCGCAATGTTCCGGAACTGGTCCTGAATGGCCGCGAAAGCGTCCACCACATCCGGGTCGAACTGCGTGCCGCGTCCGGCCAGGATGATTTTTGCGGCCATGTCGTGGCTCATGGGCGGCTTGTAGACGCGCTGGCTGCGCAGGGCGTCGTAAACGTCGGCCACGCTCATCAACCGGGCCGAGAGGGGAATTTCCTCACCCTTGAGTCCGCGCGGATAGCCCATGCCGTCCCAGCGTTCGTGGTGGCAATAGGCGATGTCGCTGGCGACGCGCAAAAAGGAATTGCCGCCCAGCACCTGCTCGGCCGAGGCCAGCACCGCGCGCCCGCGCACGGTGTGTTCCTTCATGGCCTCGTATTCCTCGTCGGTCAGCGGCCCCGGCTTCTGCAGCACGGCGTCGGCAATGGCCACCTTGCCCACGTCGTGCAGGGGCGCGGACAGGTACAGCCAGGAGATGGTGTCCGCGTTAAGCTGTTCCGCGTACTTGGGCAGCGACGCCATGTGTTCGGCCAGGGCCCGCACGTAATTCTGGGTGCGCTTGATGTGCGCTCCTGTCTCCGGGTCGCGCCATTCAGCCAGACTGGCCATGGCGTGAATGGTGGCTTCCTGGGTCAGGGCCAGTTGGCGGGTGCGCTCGTCCACCAGTTCCTTAAGGTGGTCGCGGTAGCGTTTGAATTCCAGCTGGTTGGCCACACGGCTGCGCACCAGCGAGGCCTGAAAGGGTTTTTTGATGTAGTCCTGCGCGCCCAGGGAAAGACCCTCGGCCTCATCGACTTCCTCGTTCTGGGCCGTGATGAACATGACCGGAATGTCGCGGGTGCGCTGCGACTCCTTGAGTCGGCGGCAGACGTCATAGCCGTTCATGCCGGGCATGATCACGTCCAGCAGGATGAGGTCCGGCGTGGGGTCGCCTGCGGCCAGGCGCAGGGCGTCTTGGCCGTTTTTGGCGAACATGATGGTATAGTCCCCGCGCAGGCTTTCGCTCAGAATGCGCAGGTTTTCCGGCGCATCGTCCACGATCAGCACGCGGCTGGCAATGGAGGGGGCGGCGAGGCTCACGACTTTTTCCCGGCCATCAGCGGCGGCAGCTTTTCGGACAGGTACTCCGCCATACGGCGTACCAGGCGGCTTTCCGCGCTCACCAGCACGTCATAGGTTTTGCCCCCCACCATTTCCTCGGCGGCATAGATGCCCCGGCCCAGAATGGCGTCGTCCCTGTTCCGCAGCGACCAGCGCGCCTCCAGCACGGCCTTGTCGTCAAAATTTCCGTCCAGGCGCTGCACGTCCAGCAGCAGGGTGAAGTCGCCGCTGCTCTCGTCGCCGGAGGGCAGCACATTGACGCCCCCGGCCAGCAGCGGCGGGGTCAGCGTTTCCTGGACGACGCGGCGCACGCCGTGCCCCAGCGGTTCGGCCCAGGCGTGGAACTCGGCTATGATCAGACGGGTCCGGCCGTCCACGCGGCTGACGATGCCGTTGCGGTCCAGATATTCCGGCACGTTGACCTGGGCCACGCGCAGGCTTTTGGCGGGCAGGCCGTCGGCCTGCACCGGTCCCAATGAACTTTCCAGCAGATAATAATTTGTGGGCGTGCTGCGGCCGCAGGCGGTCAGCAGCGTCAGCAGCGCGGCCAGCAATACAAGGCGGCGTGACATCAGCGTTTTCCTTTTTTGCCCTTGAGCAGAGCTTCCGGGTTGCGTTCAAGCATATCCGTGAGATCGCGCAGCGAACGGGCCGCGGCGATGGCTTCCTTGAGCAGGCGGCGCAGGTCGTTCATGGTCGGTGAATCGCGCCCCAGCACGCTCTCGGCCGATCCCGTGGCCCTGCGCAACTGTTCGGCGGCCTGGGCCATATTGGTCATGGCGTCGCGGAAGGCCGCCAGCGCGCCGGGCAGTTCCTGGCGCACGGCCTTGGCCGCGCCGTCGATCTGCTGCAGGGCGCTGTCCGCCGCGTTGCGCAGGGGGCTGTCTTTGAGTATCTGCTGCGCCTCGGCGAAGGTGCCCGCAAAAGCGGCGATGCCCTCCTTGAGCTTGCCGTCGGCCAGGGCCTGGGACAGGTTCTCCAGAATGGAATCCAGCGAATGGACCATCTGCTCCAGGGGCAGTTTGGCCAGGGTGCGCTGGAGCGTGTCAATGGGCGAGGGCACGGTGGGAATTTCCAGGTCCGGCGTGGAGGAGCGGAAATTGGCCGGGGTGTCCGGATAAAAATCCAGCTCCACGCGATACTGGCCGGTGATCAGGCTCTGCAACTGCAGACGGGCGCGCAGGCCGCGCTGGACCATGCGTCGGATGATCTCCTGCTGGAAGGACTCGGAAACGCCTGTGCCGCTGGAGCGCACGAAGCTTTTTTCGTCAATGCGGATGAGCACCGGGATGGTCACGTTGGAGTCGCGCGAATTGGCCACCAGGCTGATCTGGGTGACGCTGCCCATGGGCACGCCGCGAAAGACCACGGGCGCGCCGATGGAAAGGCCACTCACCGAACCGTCGAAATACAGCACGTATTCGACGTCGCTGCTGAACAGGCGTCCCCCGCCCAGCAGGATCACGCCCAGGGCGAAGAGGGCGATGCCGCCCAGCACAAAAGCGCCCACCGTTGTTTTGTATGCTTGTGAGGTCATGCTGAGATATCCTTGTCCGGCGGGGCTGTCCCGGCGTCACCGGCGAGGCCGGCGGCGGGGGCTTCGCGTCCGCCGCCTCTGGTCAGGAAGAGCAGAGCGCGTTTTTCGGTATGGGGGTCGCGGACCAGTTCGTTGGGATTGCCCCTGGCCGTGACCGAGCGGGTCTTGGCGTCCAGAAAGATGCTGTTGCTGGCAATGGAAAAAATGCTGGCCAGTTCGTGGGAGACAATGACGAAAGTGGTGCCCAGGGTGTCCCGCAGTTCCAGAATCAGATCGTCCAGCAGACGTGAGCTGACCGGGTCCAGACCGGCGGAGGGCTCGTCCAGAAAGAGGATCCGGGGGTCCAGGGCCAGGGCGCGGGCCAGACCGGCGCGCTTGCGCATGCCGCCGCTGATCTCCGAAGGGTAGTAATCCTCAAAGCCGGCCAGTCCGGCCAGGGCCAGCTTGAGTGAGGCCTGCTCGCGGATTTCCTCGTCGTCCAGGTCCGTGTACTGCTGGAGGGGCAGGCCCACATTTTCGGCCAGGGTCATGGAACTCCACAGCGCTCCGCCCTGGAAGAGCACGCCCGCGTGGCGCATGATCCGGCGGCGCGCGTCCTCGCCGCCGCCCCAGAAGTCCGTGCCGTCGTAGAGCACCTGTCCGGCCTGGGGGGACTTGAGGCCCATGAGCACCCGCAGCAGAGTGCTTTTGCCGCAGCCCGAACCGCCCATGATGAAAAAGACATCTCCGGCGCGCACGTCGAAATTCACGTCGCGCATGAGCACAAAAGAGCCGTAGCCTACCTGGAGGTCACGCACGCTGACCCGGATCTCGCGTCCGTCCGTTCCGGCGGGTTCCGCCGTCGGCGTATTTTTCGCGTCCGTTTCCCTGGTCATGTCAGACGCCCAGCACGTTGCAGATGACGGTGATGACGGCCGTGGCCACGATGATGCCCACAATGGAATGGACCACCGCCGTGGTGGTGGCCTGACCCACGGCCTGGGCGCTGCGCCCGCAGCGCATGCCCTGATAGCAGCCTGCCACGGCGATGATGACCCCGAACACCGTGCCGTAGACCAGGCCGATGATCACATGCTTGAAGGGCACCATCTGGGTGGTGGCGTTGAAATATTCCATGGGGTTGAGGCCCAGCATCATAACGCCCACCAGATAGCCGCCCAGCACGCCCATGAGGTCGGCGTAGAGGGTCAGCAGGGGCACCATGGCCGTGAGTGCCAGCACGCGCGGCAGCACCAGAAAGTCCACGGGCGAAATGCCCAGGGTGGACAGGGCGTCCACTTCTTCGTTGACCTGCATGGTGCCGATGAGGGCCGCGTAAGCCGCGCCCACCCGGCCCGACATGACCACGCCCACCATGATCGCGCCCATGACCCGCAGCATGCCGATGCCCACCAGGCCCGCCACATAGATCTGCGCGCCGAACTGGGTCAGCTGCACCGCGCCCACAAAGGCCAGGATCAGGCCGAAGAGCAGGCTGGTGAGGGAAATGATCGGCAGGGCCTGCACGCCGCATTCGTGCATGGCCGCCACGAAATCCTGCGGGCGCATCTTGGCGCGGCCCAGGAAAAGCCGCCAGAGCGAGAGCGTGACTTCGCCGCAGAAATTGAGAAAGTCCGCCGCCTTGGGCGGCAGGGAGACGACGCTGTCCCCCATCCGGTATAAAAAGGACGTGTCGGCTTTTTTGCGGGCCGCGCCTTCCTGGGCGGGCACGGCGAAGGCCATGTGCAGCAGGCGTTTCAGGCCTTCCGGCAAATCCAGCTCCACGGAGAGCTCGCGGGCGCGCGCGGCCTTGACCAACTGGACCAGAAAGACCAGCAGGCTGGTGTCCCACTGGCCCAGATCCGTAGCCTCCAGGCGCAGTTCGCGCACACGTTGGTCCGCAAGGCCGGTCAGAGCCGCGTCGGCCTCTTCGGGCCAGGGCTCTTCCATATTCCAGCGGCCGCCCACGTTTACGAGCCAGAGCGGCCCCCTGGCCGAAGCTGTCACTTGCGGACTTGTTTCCATCCCTATACTATACCCGCAGCATCTGTTCTCCGCAAGCAGCGGCGCCGGCCGCACCGCGCAAACCTCAACCCCACTGCCGCCATGTCACTGAAAGAACGCCTGGGCCTTGCCGCTGATCCCATTTTTTTGATGGACGGTTCCGCCTTTATTTACCGGGGATTTTTTGCCAATAAAAATATGCAGCGCTCCGACGGTTTTCCCACCAACGCCCTGGTGGTGGTGACCCGCGTGCTCTTGCGCATCCTGCGCGAGGAGCGGCCCAGGTATTTCGCTTTCGTCAAGGACGGCAAGGGCAAGAATTTCCGGCACGAGATTTTTCCGCTCTACAAGGCCAACCGTGACGCCATGCCCGAGGATCTGGCGCGCCAGATCGACCCCATCTTGCGCATGGTGCGGGCGCTGGGCCTCAAGCTGGAAATTTCCGAGGGCTGCGAGGCCGACGACTGCATAGCCTCCCTGGCGGCCCGTTTTTCCGCCGAGCATCCGGTGGTCATCGTCAGCGGCGACAAGGATCTGAAGCAGTGTCTGGGCCCCAACGTCTATATGTGGGATCCGGCGGCGCGCGAGGAAAAACTGCTCAGCGAGGCCGAATTCCGGGCCGAAAGCGGGGTCAGCCCGGCCCAGTGGCCCGACGTGCAGGCCCTGGTGGGCGACGCCAGCGACAATATCCCCGGCGTGCCGGGCATCGGCCCCAAGACCGCGCGCCAGATTTTCGAGATCTGCCCCAGTCTGGAGGACATCCGGGATCATTTCGCCCTGCTGCCGCCCAAAATCCAGGACAAGATGCGCGGCCATCTGGAGGACATGTTCACTTGGCGCGAACTGACCACGCTCTCGCTCCAGGTCTGCACGGATCTGCATCTGAACGATCTGGCCGTGCAGCCGCTGGACGTGCCTGAATGCCGCTCCCTGGCCGAGGAATTCGAACTTTTCGCCCTGCGCCGGGAAATGGCCGCGCTGCTGCGCCGCTTGAGCGAGGATGAGACGGCTGCGTCGCGTCCGGTGGAGCAGGCCGGCACTGCCGCGCCTCTTGCTGAGGCCGCCGACGCGGCCGCCACGCGGAAGAACGGGGTACAAACGGCTTCAGCCGCGTCCGCGCAGCCCGGCGGCGCGGCGCGTCCTCAGATCCGCGCGGGCGCGCAGATGAGCCTGCTGGAAGCGGTGGAGGAACCCCTGGCGCCCGAACTGTCCGACGCGGCCTCCCTGCCGGACTGCGCGGGCCGCCCGGTGGCCCTGATCTGGCCGCAGGGCCCCAAGCAGCCGCCGCATCTGGCCGTGGGCGATTCCTTGTCCGGGGCTGCGGACGTGGCGGAATACTGCTGGACCGGACGCATGGATGCTCTCTGCGTCTGGTTGCAACCGGCCCGGCGGCTGGTGGTGGCCGACCTCAAGGCCCTGCTCACCGCCGCGCCCTGCTGGCGCGATTTGCCTTTGGGCGAAACGCCGCCGCGCTGTTTCGATCTGGGCCTGGCCGCCTATCTGCTCAATCCCGAGGAAAGCGACTACGGCTGGCCCCGGCTGGCCGCGCGCTGGGGAGCCTCCCTGAAACCGGAGGGCGGCGGCCCGGCCCGGCTGGCGCTGGCCATGGCCGAA contains these protein-coding regions:
- a CDS encoding NADPH-dependent FMN reductase family protein, which gives rise to MPSSQQAFRSFHDVEQEPLSVRTRSTLMPCPAYQATANHKNSTADSAVSSGKTVIPFATHGGSGFSDAIETIAGLQPKAHVVREDFTISRNRMEQAESGVAEWLKKLGFKR
- a CDS encoding flavodoxin family protein, giving the protein MSKQFLVPASSQRKNGNSAALCREFTRGAEESGHHVETIFLRDKKIGYCLACYHCKNSGGVCAIKDDMADILDKMNDADVIVMASPVYFYAIDARMKPLIDRTVAQWLTIKNKEFYHIMTAAENSDTVMDCTLECFRGFAKCLKGSVERGVIYGKGVYEAGAVQSMPVMKEAYAMGRRA
- a CDS encoding enoyl-ACP reductase FabI, giving the protein MLLQGKKALIMGLANNRSIAYGIASCLKAQGARLAFNYVGDAIKKRVEPLSEELGGEFTFQCDVCDDAQIQAAADLVKEKWGDLDILVHSVAFANREDLAGRFVDTSRDGFKLALEVSAYSLTGLCRAFEPLLHDGSSVITMTYHGSTKIIPGYNVMGVAKAALEASVRYLAYDLGPKGVRVNALSAGPIKTLAASAVSSLKDIFNHVETHAPLRRNVSTTDVGGAAVFLASELSHAITGEVIYVDSGFNQIGISA
- a CDS encoding phosphoribosylaminoimidazolesuccinocarboxamide synthase → MKVVVKTDITAYPLLSRGKVRDIYNVDEKTLLIVTTDRMSAFDVIMSEPIPYKGVILNKITLFWMEKFRDIIPNHLLESDVSRFPSALDPWKDELEGRAVLVRKAKPLPVECIVRGYITGSGWKDYQATGQVCGYTLPEGLRESDKLEPALFTPSTKAELGRHDENISVAEAARLLGEDTARLAEKTSLAIYEAGRAFAAGRGIIVADTKFEFGFIDGRLHLIDEVLTPDSSRFWPADQYKAGQGQPSFDKQYLRDWLKKQPWNMQPPPPHLPEEVIRATADRYKEAYEILTREI
- the hisD gene encoding histidinol dehydrogenase, which translates into the protein MTCRILTLQTDQEWPKAAQWLKGRSNPGDGVENAVRDMLTAVREKGDDALVDFTRRFDCPDFAPPLRVSEQEIARAAASVSVESREQISGAAANIRAFHEAQLEKSWFLTRPDGSILGQRVLPVDAVGLYVPGGQGGNTPLVSSLLMNAIPAQVAGVPRLAVCTPPRKDGSVNPHILAAAHLLDIDEVYRVGGAWSIAALAYGTPSLPPVDVIAGPGNIYVTTAKRLVQGTVGIDMIAGPSEVLVLADSSANPAWIAADMLSQAEHDPLASAICITDDPRLAESIQQELDSQCASLPRAQTAGRSLLDWGAIVVVPNLSVAVAVANRVAPEHLEICTRDPWAVLPHIRHAGAVFMGQHSPEAVGDYYAGPNHVLPTLGTARFSSALSVQTFCKKTSIVAASSAFLLQNAPAIAALARLEGLEAHARSVEARRHK
- the grpE gene encoding nucleotide exchange factor GrpE; translated protein: MRRHTMQSYMRAAQAGEELQDENGESRPDQEGLNPDGEEALAAEDAEAAAEQSQVEARIKAEVEELRLRSAAEMDNFKKRLNREHQEQMRYAAEKVLSDLLPTLDNLDLALQYGSKHEACKDMLQGVAMTRKLLLEAVTKHGLTPLGEEGEEFSPEVHEAVGFEARPDLAPGVVARVLQRGYKLGDRLLRPAKVMINQ